The region CAAGAATAATTTCCCTGCAAGAAACACTGTGTTCATTCAactattcagttcaattcagtctctcagtcgtgtctgactctttgtgaccccatggactgcagcacaccaggcttccctgtccatcaccaacttgcggagcttactcaaactcagggcCATCGAATCGGTggtgccatcgaaccatctcatcctctcatcatTCAACTATTATCAGGACTAAACGAAGAATAAATATCAACAgatatttaccattttttaaaaagactggaaaaaaataaaatagaaaatataaagtaagTATTTCCTCATATGTATCTTAGCATTTTATTTCAGGtgtaagtattgggttggccgagtttttccataacatcttacagaaaaactcaaactttttggccaacccaatatatgttTACATTGGCCTGcacataaaatgtatttttcaatgtGGAATATTCCAAAAAAGTTGGGTGAAACAGGTTTCTTTACTGCAGGATTTTTGAGAGCCTTTATTGAAATTTCCAAGAGCATATCTGGTTACAGGAACCTTTTTTTTACTGAAGCATCTCCAAGGACTAGTGCTCCTTGGAACACAATTTAGGAAACACTGGCTTTTGGAAACCATGCACCTCCAACTGTCTTGAGGCACATTATACAAAATCAAtgttcagggacttctctggcagtcaaGTAGCTAAGACTTCACCTTACAATgcaaggagtgtgggtttgatccctttgggaagctaagatcccccatgccctcaaggccaaaaagccaaaacataaaacagaagcaataccgTAACAAATTCaagacaaaacataaaatagaagcaatattgtaacaaagtcaataaagaggttaaaaatgatccacacacacacacaaaaaaaaaaacaaaaaactaaaaaacagtgTTCAGTTCTCACCTCTCAGAATATCCAcagatttctcattttaatttccgGTTCTTCACCACTTGGTCAAACTTCCAATAACTTTAATTTGACTAGCAAGAAATTGCAATTAAGCACCTGTATTCCAATTCTgctctaccacttactagttGTATAGTTTATCAGCCTTGTAGTTTATAGgccttgcattattttttttttttttggtaggtaaACTTGAATTtattaaatgtcaaaaatatttgattttttcaaccatttaaaaatgcagagCTTTAGTTCACAGACCATACAAAAACAGGTGGGAGACCAGTTGCCAAACCCTGGTTCACATCATAGAATAGCATATAAACATGCTTtttatgggactttcctggcagccaagtgggttcaatccctggttggggaactaagaccctgcatgtcTTGTGGCAAGGCATCCCCCCCCccaacagtttattttaaaaaggtgcTGCGTTCAGGTACAAGGATGACACATATGTGTACTTCCTGTAACAGTAGGTTTAAGAGCTGCTAGTTATAGGGAACCATAAGacaacaaaacttttaaaaagccagTTCCTACTTTACTAGCTTCTAGTACTTACTAGTACTTCTAAGTACTTGGTAGCTAGAGAACATTTCTATCATTGGACAGCCCTGTGTCCTGACAGGAGCATTTATTCAGTACGTCATCACAAACCATATAATACAATAACAGTTCCAACGTAACGTATCATATTTATTACTGGTCTCAGACTGATAGTTTTGAGGAAATAAGAAACATCAGGAGCCAAGCATTACAGTAGTGATGTTCTCACTGTGATACGGCTGCTTAAATAAGTGATCTTAACATGTGTGCCACTTTTTATGTGACGCTTCTTATAGACCCAGCTTGGTTCTTCTCCAATGTCTTCTCTTGGAGTTGTACCTAATTTTATTGccagttttcattcgaatccaTTGAGGAATGGGACGATTCTGCTTTTGCTTCTTGGCCAGGAATCGCTTGATCCTGAAAGTCTTGTGAGAAGACATGGTGCGGACAGAACTCAACCGCACATAGGATGGCGGAGAAGAGAAAAGAGTAGGCCTTGCATTATTATTTAATCTCTTTCCCACGTCTTCCTCAGATGATAAAAGAATAATGGGAATAGTTATGTCGGAAGGTTTGGGATTTGTTGTttaggattaagtgagataatatgcCTATTTAGTCCAGTGCCTGGCATTCAGCATGACAGATACCTACTACAATCAGAATAGCACTATGATAGCAGGAGGAGTAATGAAATTCATAGCCAAAActaaagaaactattaaaaaacgCTATGCTGCCACCTAGTGGCACTCtgatataaaaattaatgttcagttcagttcagttcagacactcagtcgtgtccaactctgcgaccccatgaggcacgccatgcctccctgtccatcaccaactcccggagtttatctaaactcatgtccatcgagtcggtgatgccatccagccatctcatcccctctcctcctgcccccaatccctcccagcataatATGGTATGAAgcagtataaaaaataaaatattctatcaAGTTGTATTAGCACACTTCATAAATCTTCGAGTagagaaatataattttgaaaaattcactAACTACTCCAAACCAACCCTGAAACCAGGTAGGGTTATCATAAACACTCAAATTGGCTAAAGAGATAACAGCAAAGAGAACTGTGAAGGCCTGCAGAAAAAATTCCACCCACACAGTATTTGCTGATTTTCATGTTGGAATATTTCAGCAATGGTTTTCCATTCAaggtacaaaacaaaaaaagccacaGACATTTATAACCAACGAAAAATAGCAAAtaatcaaaaatacaaaaatctaaGGGGAAGAGCCTTAGTGGAATCTTCACACTTTTTAAAGATCATTACAAATCTTTCTGGAGTTtagtaaaacaaagaaacataatAATAAGTATATGGGTTTGGTTCAATATGAATTTATTAAGTAACTTCTACATACAAAATCAAATGCTTTACAGAACAGatggggaatcttagttcctcaaccagggatggaacccttgccCGCtacagtggaagcctggagtcttactggactgccaaggaaatcCCCTAAGTGAACTAATTATAAAGGTTCCCATAAATGCCTTGAGAGACATCACTGTCTAAACGTAAAGCTAAGAGGAAGATTAAGACAGTAACATGAGTTATTTAAAACCACAACTCGACATCATCAGGATTAGGCCAGCCATTTCCTCAGGGAGACTCCATTTCAGTCAGCTTGCGCAAAGCACTTCAGAATAAAATTACCCTAAGAATACAGAAAACCGGAGAAATTTTCCTTGAGAATGCACGCACTTCAGTAACTGCCCACAGCCCTAGAAGAATTTTTGCACGATACTTCAAATATTATGCAAAGTAACATCCACCAAAGAAAATTTAGACTCATCATAGTCTGAAATGATACTTTGAACACCAAACTCCTAAATTTTTCACAAGAGTGACAACATGATTACAGATTCTAAAATGCAAACGTGATGTTTACAAACAAAACAACCCTAAAGCACACATATAGGATGGATGCGGCTACCCTTCCCTATAACGAACACACAAGACCCACGTACTAACCTGCAGCCTCCACAACGTTTTCAGGAAATGCCACGAGAAGCCCAAAGAGAGAGCGGCCCAACAGTGCAGGACCCTCCCAGGTCTGGCGGGTGGAAGATTCTAGACGACACAACGCAAAAATCAGGGGACCTGGGGGCAAGTCAAATACCCTGAGCAGCCTGAGATGCAGGTCAAGCTCTTAAATGGACCTTAGGCGAAAAAGAATCGGGACTGCCTCGAAACAGTCACCCTCAAGCTATTGACCACTCCGAGTTACCTCAGTCGAAGGCTTCTATCGCCCCGTCGCCCCCATGCTTCCGGTTCGCCTTACAGTACTTCCGGTTTTCATTCCTCTGGATCCCTAGTTGAGCGAGGGTGGAGAATCTTGAACACCTGGGGCAATacgattgatttttttttttgtttgtttggttgtgtTTAAGAGAAAGCTCCTGGAAACTTATCTCTGGATGttccatgtttttctttgttcCCTCTAAGTATTGATTTACatatccatgttaaaaaaaaaaaaaaaaatcttgggatCCTGTTTGTGTTTCTGAGAGTGAACGGGTTCACAGCTGACAAGCATCCGACAGAATCAGCTTACAAGGAGATTGATGAGTGGCAGCCGTGTGTGTCACGGTGCATGATCTCAAGTTTTCAGCCTGAGACCtcctgagaagagaaaaaaaatctttgaaaagataaagtgaaACCTAATAGGAGCAATAGGAACTGCGAAAGCGGACAGGAGAAAGAGGGAGCCCTCActgatttttatatactttttatgtTTGAATCAGGTGGAAGTATTATCCATGCAAAAAATTAAACGTTGATTTTAAGTGCAATAATAAAGAGATAATGACGACACCTATTCCAGCACCTAACTAATATAGAATACAATATATATCAGGCCTCCTATCTATAGTTTTTGCTCTGTTAtcaaaatctgaaagaaatggTTCCTGTCCTCAAATTTTTAACCATATCTGCAGGTAAAAGtctatctggaactctcttttaaCTCTCTCACTTCCTTTAGGTCTTTGCCCAAATGTCACCATTTTAGGGAGACCTTGCTTGACTACCCTAAATAAAACAGTAACACCCATACATGTAGCCTACTACCCCtttcccttgcctttttttttttttttttttaatgtaaacagtGCCCCTGAAATGAAACTTTGTAATAAACTGCACTATTGGCTTCCCTATTGGGCTTCCACAAGGTCTtgagtttctttgttttgttggtGGAGCTGCAGGgctagcttgtgggatcttagttcccgcaCCAGAGACTCAACTCAGGGGCACAGCAGCGAAAGCAGAGTCCTAAGCATTGGACTGCTGGGAATTCCGCCACCCGCCTCTTGCTTTAGACTCTGGAACACAATCACCAGCTAACATGGTATGTTTGTCTATTGTCTATATCCTGAAACATAAGTGCCATGTAGGCAGAGACTAGTtttgttcacttttaaaaaaatattttaaactgaagtatagttgacctatgatattatatgttacaggtgacatagtgattcacaatttttaaaggttatactccattcatgaaagtcaaagtgttagttgctcagccgtgtccgaatctttgtgaccacatggaccatagcctgctaggctcctctgtctatagaattctccaggcaagaatactggagtggatagccattcccttctccagggaatcttcccaacccagggatcaaatccaggtctcccacactgcaggcagattgtttacagtTTGAACCATCGGGAAGCACATACTCTCttcatagttattataaaatattgactacatTCCCGGTATTTTACTATATatccttgtattttatttattttgtacataatagTTCGTACCTCTATTAATCCCTTGCCCCTTTCTTGCCCCTCCCCGCCTTCCCTCACCACAATGGTAATCACTAGTTTATCCCCTttatctgtgggtctgtttctttttcttgtattcagtagtttgctgtattttttagattccacatacaaatacagtgtttgtctttctctgtctgatttatttcactaagcgtaACACCCTCcaagcccatccatgttgctgcaaatggcaaaatttcacttttttttaatgcatgagcAGTAGGCCcttgtgtgtatataatatatatataccaccacttttttatacattcatctattaatggacatctaggttgcttccataccttgacAATTATAACTAACACTGCTATGACATTGGGGTTCACGTGTCTGTTCAAATTACTGctttattcttaaagagatgggaataccagaccacctgacctgcctcttgagaaatctgtatgcaagtcaggaaacagcagttagaactggacatggaacaacagactggttccaaataggaaaaggagtacgtcaaggctgtatattgtcaccctgcttatttaacttatatgcagagtacatcatgagaaatgctgggatggaggaagcacaagctggaatcaagattgccgggagaaatatcagtaacctcagatatgcagatgacaccacccttatggcagaaagtgaagaactaaagagcctcttgatgaaagtgaaagaggaaagtgaaaaagttggcttaaaactcaacattcagaaaactaagatcatggcatctagtctcatCACGTCATGgtaactagatggggaaacagtggaaacagtgacagactattttgggggggctccaaaatcactgcagatggtgattgcagccatgaaattaaaagacgcttactccttagaagaaatgttttatgaccaacctacatagtatgttaaaaagcaggatattactttgccaacaaaggtccatctagtcaaggctttggtttttccagtagtcatatatggatgtgagagttggactataaaaaaagctaaagaaggctgagtgccgaagaagatAAAAGAACTCTGTCAGGTTCTCTGGAGGCTAAAGATGAGTAAGTCTGTTCTTTCCTTTGATAAGAACTTTACTCAGCCCACATTCTTAGATATAGCTCTTAGATTAAATTCTCCTCCAGAACAGAGATTGTGGTGTTTCTCTCTCTATCCTCAgggctaaatgaatgaataaatagaagaaTGAGTGTTCTAGTAGAGATGTTCCCTGTTTAAGATGTAAACTACAAGAAATCATTTCTAGCCTCTTCACAGTGTAATCGAAATTGCTTAAGAACAATAAAAGGAGTGAGGAGATATCtatcatgaagtgaagtgaagtcgctcagtcatgtccgactctttgcaaccccatgcactgtagcctaccaggctcctccatccatgggattttccaggctggagtgggttgccatttccttctccagaggatcttccccacccagggatcaaacccgggtctcccacagtataggcagacgctttactgtctgcgccaccagggaagtctttctaTGATAGCT is a window of Cervus canadensis isolate Bull #8, Minnesota chromosome 11, ASM1932006v1, whole genome shotgun sequence DNA encoding:
- the LOC122449632 gene encoding 60S ribosomal protein L39, which encodes MSSHKTFRIKRFLAKKQKQNRPIPQWIRMKTGNKIRYNSKRRHWRRTKLGL